In bacterium, the following proteins share a genomic window:
- a CDS encoding DUF87 domain-containing protein: protein MDPDFGIYCYRFAHEDTSVADILYDATWSMTQSHKFHELLLGWHAAKIGRFSLELYQENQTISFLFGARSADAEAMAGMMYLNHPTADIIQVPDPLDSVSQNALIGVGDVSYLRSDINPSNNYKVTLCGAMDPILRAIAEQPAHYKIMTQVVLEPISSNLIFHSQMWCRRVFDRMIHIFRPKFWFRDKETREKQLEMILDKAVGKWLAANIRILVVDEREESLQRKKAAEQEIVSAIKNIAAGYALQNHGDWNLYGLHRVRFGERAFVPLRERRLARGKRPAMCMYTREIPGMWQLPGVGNLNFRMILARHASPPRDLPVSTDRVDVSRVGRTIYRSQTIPFGIQREDRQRHLLILGKSGTGKSGMLRLLIEEDLRSGMGVGVLDPEGGLVDQILDIIPKDRINDVVLYDPSDIDYPASLNPFEIVQEGSRMRVATGLLEMFHIRFEDQWNDRIEHLLLYTTLALLSTEWTTVLSIQRMLADEKYRSSVLPNIRDRTVRDFWIHEFPRWQKDWQEVAIEPVQRMISDFVSAEMIRNSLGQPFNKFNFRQIMDSRKILLMKISNELLGDDNASLLGAMVMARIYYAAMSRADMPYEMRPDFYLYVDDFNEFATASFEEILSESRKYRLNLNLTAQSLALLPAGVRNTIFGNIGNFAAFRVGNEDAGAVARELAPRVWESDLVNLPAREFYMKMMVGEYAQEVFSAQTEEIVIPTESFREQCRQHSRNQYCVARDQAHEIIRGWSKHG, encoded by the coding sequence ATGGATCCAGATTTTGGCATCTACTGCTATCGATTTGCACATGAAGACACCTCAGTGGCGGATATTCTTTATGATGCGACGTGGTCAATGACTCAATCGCATAAGTTTCATGAGTTATTATTAGGGTGGCATGCAGCAAAGATTGGCCGTTTTTCTCTCGAGCTCTATCAGGAAAATCAGACAATCTCATTTCTCTTTGGCGCGCGCTCGGCAGATGCAGAAGCCATGGCTGGAATGATGTACTTAAATCACCCAACCGCTGATATTATACAAGTCCCCGACCCACTGGATTCCGTGTCTCAGAATGCCCTTATCGGGGTGGGTGATGTGTCTTATCTCCGTTCCGATATTAATCCAAGCAACAATTATAAAGTCACCCTTTGTGGTGCTATGGATCCGATTTTAAGAGCAATTGCAGAGCAGCCAGCACACTACAAGATTATGACGCAAGTTGTTCTAGAACCGATTTCATCCAATCTGATTTTTCATAGTCAAATGTGGTGTCGAAGGGTCTTTGACCGCATGATACACATCTTTCGGCCGAAATTTTGGTTTCGTGACAAGGAGACGAGAGAGAAGCAACTCGAGATGATTCTTGATAAAGCGGTTGGAAAATGGCTTGCAGCAAATATTCGAATATTAGTGGTTGATGAGCGAGAGGAGAGTCTGCAGCGAAAAAAGGCCGCTGAGCAGGAAATAGTTTCGGCCATAAAAAATATCGCAGCAGGATACGCACTACAAAACCATGGCGATTGGAATTTATATGGCTTACACCGAGTAAGGTTTGGTGAACGTGCATTTGTGCCACTCCGTGAGAGACGCCTTGCTCGTGGAAAAAGACCAGCTATGTGCATGTATACCCGTGAAATTCCCGGTATGTGGCAATTGCCAGGTGTGGGAAACTTAAATTTTCGAATGATTCTCGCGAGACATGCGAGCCCTCCGAGAGACCTGCCAGTGAGTACTGACCGAGTAGACGTTAGTAGGGTAGGGCGGACAATTTATCGAAGCCAGACGATTCCGTTTGGAATACAGCGAGAGGATCGGCAGCGACACCTGCTGATCTTAGGCAAGAGCGGAACGGGAAAATCAGGAATGTTGCGGTTATTGATCGAGGAAGATTTGCGAAGCGGGATGGGCGTGGGAGTGCTCGATCCAGAGGGCGGGTTAGTAGATCAAATTCTGGATATCATTCCGAAAGACCGAATCAATGATGTTGTGCTCTATGATCCGAGTGACATTGATTATCCCGCTAGTCTTAATCCTTTCGAGATCGTTCAAGAAGGATCTCGAATGCGAGTAGCAACTGGTCTACTAGAGATGTTTCATATTCGATTTGAAGATCAGTGGAACGATCGTATTGAGCACCTCTTGCTCTATACGACACTTGCTCTGCTCAGCACAGAGTGGACTACCGTATTGTCTATTCAGAGAATGTTAGCAGATGAGAAGTATCGGTCATCAGTTTTGCCCAATATTCGAGATCGTACGGTTCGTGATTTTTGGATACATGAGTTTCCTCGATGGCAAAAAGATTGGCAGGAGGTAGCGATTGAGCCAGTACAGCGGATGATCAGCGATTTTGTAAGTGCAGAAATGATACGAAACTCACTTGGACAGCCATTCAATAAGTTCAATTTTCGGCAGATCATGGACTCGCGAAAGATTCTGCTTATGAAGATCTCTAATGAGTTGTTGGGGGATGATAATGCTTCGCTTTTGGGTGCCATGGTGATGGCACGTATTTACTATGCTGCAATGTCTCGAGCGGATATGCCTTATGAGATGCGACCAGATTTCTATCTTTATGTCGATGACTTTAATGAATTTGCAACGGCGAGCTTCGAGGAGATCCTGAGCGAGTCCAGGAAATACAGGTTGAACTTAAACCTTACTGCGCAAAGTCTTGCTCTTCTGCCAGCAGGTGTTCGGAATACTATTTTTGGAAACATTGGAAATTTTGCCGCATTTCGGGTGGGGAATGAAGACGCAGGGGCGGTTGCAAGAGAACTGGCTCCAAGAGTTTGGGAGAGCGATCTTGTTAATCTCCCGGCGCGTGAGTTTTATATGAAAATGATGGTCGGAGAGTACGCGCAAGAAGTCTTTTCAGCGCAGACTGAGGAGATTGTAATCCCGACAGAAAGCTTCCGAGAGCAGTGTCGTCAACATTCACGAAATCAGTATTGCGTTGCAAGAGATCAGGCTCATGAGATTATTAGAGGCTGGAGCAAGCACGGATGA